From the Limanda limanda chromosome 2, fLimLim1.1, whole genome shotgun sequence genome, one window contains:
- the LOC133015605 gene encoding dnaJ homolog subfamily A member 3, mitochondrial-like — MAREVSRGPRCQMKNDSSDNCLPGVEDAAVRFPHVSSCRSLHTSSRLGNKQDFYEVLGVSRTATKKDIKKSYYQLAKKSHPDANPDDPGAEAKFVKLAEAYEVLSDEVKRRQYDHGQAGAGSTGVHLEELFRTILRWFIGGMGFGDSMFDQSPEFVMELTFIEAAKGADKELTLNIQDSCPRCNGMGREPGTMVLPCPYGTGVELNSTGPFLMYSTCLRCGGKGSIITTPCALCRGSGQMKKRQTVTVPVPAGVEDGQTVSMPVGKTDILITFRYSHFNTAMTPMLQELDLFEMILSSEESVPHGGTANVQGLYQTISMIIPRSCQDHQVIRLEGKGIRRMNGYGHHYVHLKIRVHKKVTDRQRSMLLSYAEEETDVQGTVTGVNPSAGQGQPEEGQQAKKKEEEGGFFSKLKKMFS, encoded by the exons ATGGCAAGGGAAGTGAGCCGGGGACCAAGGTGTCAAATGAAAAACGATTCATCTGATAATTGTCTCCCAGGTGTGGAAGATG CAGCGGTGAGATTCCCTCATGTCTCCTCCTGCCGGTCGCTCCACACCAGCAGCCGGCTGGGAAACAAGCAGGACTTCTATGAGGTGTTGGGTGTTTCCCGCACCGCCACAAAGAAGGATATCAAAAAGTCCTATTACCAG TTGGCAAAGAAAAGTCACCCAGACGCCAACCCAGACGACCCAGGGGCCGAAGCAAAGTTTGTTAAACTGGCTGAAGCCTATGAG GTGCTAAGCGAcgaggtgaagaggaggcaaTACGACCACGGTCAAGCCGGCGCCGGCTCGACTGGGGTCCATCTTGAGGAGCTCTTCAGGACCATCTTAAGATGGTTCATCGGAGGAATGGGCTTTGGAGATAGCATGTTCGATCAAAGTCCAGAG TTTGTGATGGAGCTCACCTTTATAGAGGCAGCAAAGGGAGCAGATAAAGAGCTGACTCTAAACATTCAAGACTCCTGTCCACGGTGCAATGGGATGGGAAGGGAGCCGGGGACCATGGTGTTACCATGCCCCTACGGCACCGGGGTG gagtTGAACAGCACTGGTCCCTTCCTGATGTACAGCACCTGCCTACGCTGCGGTGGGAAGGGATCCATCATCACCACGCCCTGCGCTCTGTGCCGAGGGTCGGGTCAGATGAAGAAGAGGCAGACGGTCACTGTACCTGTACCTGCTG GTGTGGAAGATGGTCAGACAGTGAGCATGCCAGTGGGTAAAACAGATATCCTCATCACATTTAGG TACAGTCATTTCAACACAGCTATGACACCCATGCTCCAGGAGCTGgacctttttgaaatgattct AAGCAGTGAGGAAAGTGTCCCCCATGGGGGCACGGCCAACGTACAGGGTCTCTACCAAACCATCAGTATGATA ATTCCTCGCAGTTGTCAGGACCATCAGGTGATCCGGCTGGAGGGGAAAGGGATTAGGAGGATGAACGGCTACGGACATCATTATGTTCACCTCAAGATACGAGTCCATAA gaAGGTGACGGATCGCCAGCGCTCTATGCTGCTGAGTTAcgcggaggaggagacggacgtGCAGGGAACCGTCACCGGCGTCAACCCCTCAGCAGGTCAGGGTCAAC CAGAGGAGGGACAGCAAgcgaagaagaaggaggaggaggggggattCTTCTCTAaactaaagaaaatgtttaGCTGA